CCGTGGACGGCGGCTTCACGTGCCCCAACCGGGACGGAACGATCGGCGTGGGCGGCTGCAGCTACTGCAACAACGATTCCTTCACGGCGGGGATCCGTTTCCCCGGCGTCCCGGTGGAGGAGCAGGTCCGCCGGTCGATACTCGCCCCCGGAAGGCACCGGGCGTTCCGGCGGTTCCTGGTCTATTTCCAGAAATACAGCAACAGCTACGCCTCGCCGGCGGAGCTGCGGCGGAGATACCTCGCCGCCTTCGCCCACCCCGACGTCGCCGGGATCGTCGTGGGGACGCGCCCCGACTGCGTCGGCGAAGGGGTCCTCGACGTCTTCTCGGAGATCGCCGCCGACCGGTACGTCTGCGTCGAGCTCGGGCTGCAGTCGATGTCCGACGCCGTGCTCCGGCGCGTGAACCGGGGGCACACGGTCGAGACGTTCGCGAACGCCTCCGCCGCGCTCCGCGCCCGGGGGATCGACGTGGGCGTCCACCTGATCTACGGCCTGCCGGGCGACACGAAGCGGAAGTTCCTCTCCGCCGCGCCGTTCCTTTCCCGGCTGGGGGTCCAGGGGGTGAAGCT
This DNA window, taken from Thermodesulfobacteriota bacterium, encodes the following:
- a CDS encoding TIGR01212 family radical SAM protein (This family includes YhcC from E. coli K-12, an uncharacterized radical SAM protein.), producing the protein MILPPIHPQLRYHNYGAYLTRRIGGPAARISVDGGFTCPNRDGTIGVGGCSYCNNDSFTAGIRFPGVPVEEQVRRSILAPGRHRAFRRFLVYFQKYSNSYASPAELRRRYLAAFAHPDVAGIVVGTRPDCVGEGVLDVFSEIAADRYVCVELGLQSMSDAVLRRVNRGHTVETFANASAALRARGIDVGVHLIYGLPGDTKRKFLSAAPFLSRLGVQGVKLHHFHVLAGSRLEDAFRGGAVKVPDYGSYLSACADFLERLSPEVAVMRLMGTAPDRLLLAPKWEKGPRGMAAELTAELARRRSCQGSLWNGGGRRKTS